GACtacagaaaccaaaatgaagGAGAAACTAACCCCTGTCCTAGAGCTCACATCTTAATAGGATCAATAAGAGTGTGAGccagaaatgaaaatgcaacgAAATAAGTACCTTAATGTAAACGTGCATGCAGTGTTCTGGAAGTAACAATAAGGAGTGGTCGATTCTAACGAGCATCCTGGAGAAATCTACACATAAGAGTTAATTTCAATATACTGGTTGGCTACCATGGAGAAGGGCCTGACcgagggggaaggaggaagggagactgagaatccagaggaaACTTTCTAGGTTGGTACTGGCTGAGCAGTAATCtttcaacaaaggaaaaaaaaaaacccatcatttatttagcattttctaCTTTCCAGGCTTTGTGCTATGAATAGAATCATCTAGTGAGGTACTGTGATTGAAGCTACCACcaaatttttaagaaatctttgatGGCTGGAGTTTGTTTGGAAAAAGAGTATACCACTGCCAATGAATGTTTCTGCTTCCATATAACTGAAGATACAAATTCACCTCTTAAGGCAAATTGTTCATTTGTTTGGGAAAAGCAACACAGGGAGCTTTTTTATGCAAATAGGAGCTGTGGGATGGAGATGGAGAAGTTTGAGATGATGAGGGTGTAATCTATTCTACCTGATACAAAACTGTTGTTCTCACTGAAGGCTGAAATCTAGTGCTTTAGGTTCTTGACATGACTAGGAATCTGACCTTATAGAGGATCGGGgaaaatctgtgttgttttctttttatgctgGTAAAAGTTGGAGGACCTGGGATGCTGGGTAGGATGGAACGGTAAAGACACTCCTTTGGGGTAAATGGCCTTGGCACCATGATAAGGGCAGGCTAAGGAGAGCAATGGACAGAAGACTCCCGGGTACAAGAAATGGCTGACACTCCCTGGCGCCTGGTTTTAAATTACTCTTCACCTTATAAGCCCCTTTTATCATTAGCTTTCAGCAACGTTTGGTTAAACATTGAGGTTGTTCTTACTTACTTTGCCAAGGGCCACCtaaacaaattactacaaactctGAGCCTTAAATAATAGAAACCTACTGTCTCATAGTtttagaagttcaaaatcaaggtgtctgcaggacTGGTtgcttctgagggctgtgaggccaagatctgctccaggcctctctccttggcttgtagatggccactGTCTCCCTCTGTTTCTTCACATCATCTTTCCTCTTTGTGTATCTCTGCATCCAAATTTCTCCTTTCTATAAGGACTCCagccatattggattagggcccgcCCCTATGACCTCACATTAACTCGATAACTTCTATAAAGACTGCAAATATTTTTAACCATctcctggtttcttttttttttttggaaaaccttTCTTCTTTTAACCAAAGGAATGCTGGTAATGTTCAAACCTGCCCTTGTAGCCATAAAGTAGCATAACATCTCCAAAtggggttttcttttcatttttgtcaatAGCCTTTTCAAGCATCTGTTATCTttcagccagcttttcaaatCCCTCCATGAGTGAAAACAGAAGAACCAGAATGATAAAATGACATTACCAACCTGGGGAGGCTGATTTCCACTTCCTCTTCTTGCATCTCAGAGAACCATTGCAGGATTTGATGAGCAGTAAtgagtttttccatttcttctatgttcaCATCTTCTGCAGGAAGTATGATAATTAAACTAAACTCATCACCTTTATAAGGTAACTCCAAAACCTGGTAGTTCATGGAGGATTCAGAAAAATAACCTGGAACAGAGAAAATATATTGTTAATATACCTGGCAGTTTCCAAATTGATGTCTTAGAGTGTCATGTTTCATATTACCATATTTTGTTCTCAGAAGAGCCTTCATCATTGGAATTTTGACTGCCGCACCATCTTTCTGAGTGAAATTCATCAGCTGCGTGTCCTCTTTTCTGAATTTCTGTTTCCAGTCTCCCTTGAAATAAATGGCATTCACTAGGACAAGCCGAGTCAGAGGGCCAAATTCTTCCCctgaaaacatgtttttaatttttcctgtgaagggggtggaggaagaggcagaaagaaatATGCCATCTTGATTCAAAGGAACTGctttaaatagaattaaaagaaaaatttgttttGCTGATAATTAAAACCAGGGTGCTTTATCATTTAAACTTGGCAATTTTGAGAGTAAAGGGGAGCGCTATTAAATATTTCACTTAGAAACAGATACAAACAGGGTTTTACTAGGAAACAGGAGATACAAGATTGTCTCAGGCAAATTTGGACAGACTTAGTAATGGCCTCTCTTTAGTGAGATTATTGTGTAAATAGTTTTTCAGATAGCAAGAACAAAAACTATATACCTCTTTCTGCATATCTGTTggtctttttaaattaactttatttCAAGGTTCTTCAGCAAGTTAGTCAGAGTTAATAAGGTCATGGCACCTGCAAACTTGCCACTCTTGCAGCCACAGCCGCTGACGACCAGGAAAGGACAAGAATGGAGTTGCTGGTGTGATTTTCCTCTTCTAAACAACCAGTCTCCTATTTCTATGTCCAATGAGAATTTGGAATCTATGGGATAACAGCATGATCAGGTGCCCTGGAGCTGTCTAGGGCTGTTCTCGTTATGCATCCCATTAGCAAGACTTTCCTGTGAACACTGCTCACAACACTCATCTCACATTTTCAGCTTAGGCTTCTCCATCTGAGGCTTCCCATGAATACAGTAGCCTCTTACACATCATAGTTTTTTGCATCAGAGCATATGCACAAAGAAACAAACTGCTATTAATTGAGGACCTGATATAGGCTTGTCACTTCACATGCATTCTTTTTAACCATCCAGTAATCCTGAAATGCTTTAATGGTACCCTCACTTTAAATGGGGCTTAGTTTAGAACTTGTCAAGATTTGAACTCCGATTTGTGAGTTTAAACTTGTGTTCTTTCTGCGATGTCACTCTGTGGTGCCTTTGGAATTTTTGCTagcttatatttaaattaaagctTAGATTACCATTGTATGACAGAATCATCAATATTTATTATGAAACTTTAACACATCTAACTAAGATGTGTTAATTATTTACAATGTCTGTGGGAAAGTAGGCATCTGAGATTGACAGATTGAAGTTTTAACCTAGCCAAAGATATCATTccttctactaaaaaaaaaaaaaacctacgcttaaacaaaaattattattaaaattcttcCATTAAAAATGCTACAAATAGGTgtctctcaaaaaaaaagaatctctatACTTTTCAAAGCAGCATACAATTTCTCTCAACTTTATAATTTCGTATTAATTTGAATAACAGGGAAGCAAAATAGGAGATTTGAtctctctgagccacagtttaataggaaaacactcaaccATTCTTTACTTTAGGATATTAAAAACCATGAATACAATGGCAAATAATGATTTTATGAAAATGGGAAATTTTACCATCTGTTTTGCTTTCTACCCAGGTATTTATTGTCTCTGCACAAGCCTTTGCATTCTGAAAATCCACCAGTTTTACGGCACTCTGAAAAAATTCCTTGTTGCCATGGAGATACTGTTCTTTCACAGTGAATCCTTCTTGAAGGTAGAGGGCATTGGCAAGATTAAATGtaaattcttgttttttctctgagGTGGCAGAGAAAAATGACTTCAGCACAGAAAATTCTTCtcctaaaaaataattataacgtATAC
This portion of the Vicugna pacos chromosome 1, VicPac4, whole genome shotgun sequence genome encodes:
- the SERPINI2 gene encoding serpin I2; its protein translation is MEKILLWSLLLTLSGSQASRPWAERNTEFAVDLYQAIRLSHENNILISPLGTTLALGMVQLGAKGKAQEQIRQTLKFQETSTGEEFSVLKSFFSATSEKKQEFTFNLANALYLQEGFTVKEQYLHGNKEFFQSAVKLVDFQNAKACAETINTWVESKTDGKIKNMFSGEEFGPLTRLVLVNAIYFKGDWKQKFRKEDTQLMNFTQKDGAAVKIPMMKALLRTKYGYFSESSMNYQVLELPYKGDEFSLIIILPAEDVNIEEMEKLITAHQILQWFSEMQEEEVEISLPRFKVEQKLDFKEALYSLNITEVFSGGCDLSGITDSSEVYISQVMQQVFLEINEDGGEAATSTGIDIPAIMNLHRNQFIANHPFLCIMKNNPTGSIVFMGRVRDPDNQKMKGRDLDSL